The Peptococcaceae bacterium 1198_IL3148 nucleotide sequence TAAATTCCCGGGGATATAATCTGCGGACCTCTTCAAAGGATTTACCTTCCCACTGTCCTAAATCTATTTCGCGCAGTTCCTTTAGTGGTGTAATAGCAATATTTCCTTTAGCCGCCACAATTTGAGCAGTATTTAAAGTCCGCTTCAAATCACTACAAAATATTCCCGATATTGGCATACAACATAATTCCCTTTGTAAAAAATACGCCTGTTTGATGCCCTCGTTGCTGAGGGGCAGATCTGTTTGACCAATAAAACACTTCTTACCAACACCCTGAATTTCTCCATGCCGCACTAAGTAGATTAACCGATGTTCCATGTTTCAACCTTCCCATTACTCAATATGTCTTTAATGCGTCGGTCAATGGTCACTGCCCTTTGCTGTCGGATTAGTATTTGGGCCATTATTTCGGGACTGTGGGCATACCTTTCCTTCGCTTCTTTAAATCTCTCTTCCAAAGAAACCACCCGGTCTCCTTTGACCAATTTATCCGCCAAGTAAACAATTTCTGCTTCAGTTAGAAAATCATCTGCATATAATTCTATATCATTGTGACAAGCCACTATTGCGGCCACTTCGTCATATCCCAACCGCTTGATAATTTTCGCCCCTGTATCGGCATGGTTTGGCTGTCCCTTTGCAACGTCATGCAGCAGGGCAGCAGCGTTTATTAAGTCTATATCCAAATGACAACCGGCTTGGTTAAGTTGATTGGCTAAATGACTGGCTAATTGCGCCACAACCACCCCATGGTTGATAACTTTAGAGGACACACAAAATTTATTAAGTATTTCCATGCACTCTGCGGTGGTGGGTGATTGTTTGCTATAATAACAAGAAATTATTTGGTCGTAATCACCCTCTGTATCCATATCTAAGGTAACACCTTTATCCGGTACCGCTAGATCCACCGATTTGGATACAAAGCAGTTCAGTAAAACCCTTAGGCCCCCTGAACCGGGCCAAGCTAATATTTGCTTTTTATACTTGGCTGATATTAAGGGCGGGTGTCCCCTAACACCCCGATAGCAAGGATAAATTATTTCTGCTTGGCCACCTTTATAAGTGTGCAACATTCTTTGGATGGTTTTAACCTGTACCAAGGGAATATCCGCCGGCCAAATGAAAAAAGCTGCCACATCTTTTTCTAAGCCACTGACCCCGGCGGTTATTGATGAAAACATTCCCGTTGCATACTGCTCGTTATAGATTACCCTAACATTGTAATCCTTTAATAGTGCCCGAAGGGCATCTGCATTATGGCCCACAACCACCCGAATATCTTTAATGCCTGCTTGCATCAACGTTTGAATGGGTTTTTCAATTACTCGGCCACCCCCTAGGGGTAACAGTGGTTTAAAGGAGTGCATCCGACTGGAAAAACCTGCTGCCAACAATATAGCAACTACTTTACCAGTCATCACTTTAATGCCGCCCTAACCTTGATTAATTCAGCCACAATGCTGACGGCAATTTCTTCCGGTGTTTCGGCAGCAATTTCTAAACCGATGGGCGAATAAACCCGAGCTAAATCATCTTGGGTAATTCCTTCGTTCATCAAGGCACTATAAATGGCATCCCGTTTTCTTTTGCTACCAATCATGCCAATGTAACCAGCCCGGGTGGATAACGCCTGCTGCAATACAGTTTTATCATGGGCGTGACCCCTGGTGACGATGACAATAAAACTATCTTTGTCAATGGCTAAATTGTTAAAGGGCTGTTCAAAGGACGGTATCACCAACACCTGATCAGCGGTGGCAAATCTGTCCCGATTGGCAAACTCTGCTCGGTCATCTAAAACCACCGTGGCAAAATCAACCATTGACGCCACCGCACATAATTTTTGGGACACATGCCCAGCACCAAAGATATAAAGTGTATTGGCATTGTAGATGGGATCCACCAAATATTTATCATTGTTAAAGGTCAACACCTGGGGATACCGCCCCTTACTGACATTAAACACCGTTTCCACAGCTTCGCTAGGCAACAGTTGCTGTTCGGCATTCCCTGGTTGTAGTAATAAATGTTGATTAATAATTTGGTCGTTGGTGCTGTCATAATACTTGGTCACCAGCACCGCCCTTTGACGGTTTTGTTGACAAACTAATAATTGGCTGTAGGTGTCTTTAAGATGGTCATTTTGACCATCCATGCATTCAATAAGCACTTCAATCTGACCGCCACAGATCATATCCATTTGATCAACGTCGGCTCCCCTAAGATTAAAACTCTGCACCACTGGGTTGCCGTCTGCAATTACCTGGGCTGCCTGACGCTGTACTTTGGCCTCCAAAAGGCCGCCGCCAATGGTGCCAATAATGGTTCCATCCTGTCGTACAATCATTTTGCTGCCGGCGGTACGGGGGGAGGAACCAACATTGCTTAGTATTGTAGCCAGCGCAAACTTTTCA carries:
- a CDS encoding XdhC family protein, whose protein sequence is MANIYQSIMQLLNEGEKFALATILSNVGSSPRTAGSKMIVRQDGTIIGTIGGGLLEAKVQRQAAQVIADGNPVVQSFNLRGADVDQMDMICGGQIEVLIECMDGQNDHLKDTYSQLLVCQQNRQRAVLVTKYYDSTNDQIINQHLLLQPGNAEQQLLPSEAVETVFNVSKGRYPQVLTFNNDKYLVDPIYNANTLYIFGAGHVSQKLCAVASMVDFATVVLDDRAEFANRDRFATADQVLVIPSFEQPFNNLAIDKDSFIVIVTRGHAHDKTVLQQALSTRAGYIGMIGSKRKRDAIYSALMNEGITQDDLARVYSPIGLEIAAETPEEIAVSIVAELIKVRAALK
- the cobC gene encoding alpha-ribazole phosphatase — translated: MEHRLIYLVRHGEIQGVGKKCFIGQTDLPLSNEGIKQAYFLQRELCCMPISGIFCSDLKRTLNTAQIVAAKGNIAITPLKELREIDLGQWEGKSFEEVRRLYPREFKKRGEDMVNYRPSGGESFSDLRDRVMKAFNNICQNTKGNIIIVGHAGVNRVILCSLMDIPLNKMFTLCQDYGCLNIIAQGNFGFKVRLLNKIYRILPK
- a CDS encoding NTP transferase domain-containing protein; amino-acid sequence: MTGKVVAILLAAGFSSRMHSFKPLLPLGGGRVIEKPIQTLMQAGIKDIRVVVGHNADALRALLKDYNVRVIYNEQYATGMFSSITAGVSGLEKDVAAFFIWPADIPLVQVKTIQRMLHTYKGGQAEIIYPCYRGVRGHPPLISAKYKKQILAWPGSGGLRVLLNCFVSKSVDLAVPDKGVTLDMDTEGDYDQIISCYYSKQSPTTAECMEILNKFCVSSKVINHGVVVAQLASHLANQLNQAGCHLDIDLINAAALLHDVAKGQPNHADTGAKIIKRLGYDEVAAIVACHNDIELYADDFLTEAEIVYLADKLVKGDRVVSLEERFKEAKERYAHSPEIMAQILIRQQRAVTIDRRIKDILSNGKVETWNIG